In the Cucurbita pepo subsp. pepo cultivar mu-cu-16 unplaced genomic scaffold, ASM280686v2 Cp4.1_scaffold001184, whole genome shotgun sequence genome, one interval contains:
- the LOC111786192 gene encoding homeobox-leucine zipper protein ATHB-15-like, with protein sequence MLETTLVALQDITLEKIFDDNGKKTLASEFPRIMQQGFICLQGGICLSSMGRAISYDKAVAWKVLNEEENAHCICFMFMNWSFV encoded by the exons ATGCTCGAGACGACCTTGGTGGCTCTCCAAGACATTACTTTGGAGAAGATTTTTGATGATAATGGAAAGAAAACTTTAGCCTCAGAGTTCCCACGGATAATGCAGCAG GGCTTCATTTGTCTTCAAGGGGGTATCTGCTTGTCAAGCATGGGAAGGGCAATATCCTACGACAAAGCTGTGGCATGGAAGGTtttgaatgaagaagaaaacgcTCACTGTATTTGCTTCATGTTTATGAACTGG